The nucleotide window CATTCTTGCAGCCCATAATCATCATCACGACGCCGAGCAACTCAACTCATCCCATACATACCGCCCGCTCATCGCTAGTCTAAGTCGGCTATATATCAACGTCCACCACATTACAGCGAACatggccgcagcggcgagaTCCTCGTCGATCCTGCGCCGTTCGCTCTTGTACGGTATGCGCGCCGCTCTCATATGCCCTCTCTCGACTTCATTAGCTAAAAAAGGACTCCCCTCTCAgtgcccgcgtcgtcgcaaAAGATGCTGTCCAAGtcgcttcgcctcgcctccgacAACGTCACTTATGACCTCGAGGACTCCGTCACACCCTCTCTCAAGCCCTCGTCCCGCCAGCAGCTACGCtcccacctcacctcactcTCTGCCCGCCCTCAGTccatcgccgagctcgctGTCCGCATAAACGCCATTTCCACCAGtttcgccctcgacgacctcaccgccctcgcccctgcacccctcgtcgacgccatcgtcgtgcCCAAGGTTGAGTCGTCGGCCGACCTCACCTTTGTCACCGACGTCTTGCGACATGTCGCCCCTGACCGTCATGCCGAAGGCTCCTCCAATCCCATCAAGATCGTCGCCTTGATCGAGtccgccaaggccatcatgaATCTCGCCGACATTTGCAAGGCCTCCCCGTACCTCAGCGGCCTCATTTTTGCCGCCGAGGACTTTGCCCTTGACTTGTCCATCACACGTACCCCGTCGCTAACAGAGTTCCTGTACGCCCGTTCTGCCATCATAactgccgcccgcgccgccggccttccAAGTGCTATAGACCTCGTCTGTACCTCGTACAAGGGAGACGAGGGGCTCAGGCGGCTTCAAGACGAATGCGCTGGTGGCAAGGCTATGGGGTTCAATGGCAAGCAGTGCATTCACCCCAACCAGGTCGAGATGGTGCAAAAAATGTTCGCCCAAGCTCAAGACGAGGTCGAGTGGGCGGTGcgtgttgtcgtcgcggaCGAAAAGGCTGCCGCCTCTGGCCGCGGTGCCTGGACTCTTGATGGCAAAATGATTGATGCTCCAGTCGTCGGCAAGGCCCGTTCCGTGACTGCAAGGGCCGAGCAGTGCGGTTTTGACTTACCGGCCCTGAGGAACAAGTGGAAAGACCAGCAGCCGGAATGAGTGCCTTGCAGGACTGTTGAAAAGGTCATGGAGCTTCTCTGTCTAGCAACCCTATCTCACTGGTAAACATTTGGACGCCAAAATCTCATCATTTCGAGCTCATCATAGCCTCGTGCAACCCAAGACCGAGGCAGCTTATCCCGcagaggccgacgacgcctttCGTTGGTAGAGGACTCGAGATGCCGTCCATCTTCTCGAACATGGGGGGCGAAGCCAGAGTGGCTGAAAGGATCGATGTCAGCAATATCCTCAAGGTCTGTTGCCCACCGGTTGGCGTGTATTTGTGTGTCTATAGTATCTCTGTCTAAGAATTGAACTgggctgccggcgccgtcctcgaggtaAACGCTCGAGTCCGCGAATGTCGACTCCAGCATCTCCTTCTCCACTCTAGCGATGAAGTCATGGATCTTCTCCTCATCCCCGACATTGAGCAAGCCGGCTGACTGTGGCCGTTCTTGTGGGATACCGGAAGTGGAAGCAGGCTCATGAAGTGAAGCGGCAGGGGCTGGCATCGAGCCAGGGCTGCCTAGGAATGGCCCCGACTCGAAGCTCGCCATGGGCGGAATAGACTCTTGCAGAGCCTCAACACCGTATATGCAGGGCTGAACCATTGGCCCGCTATGGGAGAATTTGAAGGGCCGACAAGCCTCCGATACGAGAGGCGACGTAATCATGTTATTACTCGTGGGAGCATGGTTCTCATCCGTGCAAGATGTCCTCTGCACGAGCCGAGTCTCAAAACCATCGCCGTCCATAGGGCTCGCTTGATTAGTCTGCCCTGCATGCCCTGGTTCTGAAGGCTCGTTCCCCGCTTTGAAACAACGCGTCGCCTCTATTGCTCCCCCTTGCGGGCTTGGGACCGCTTGATAGACGCCTTGCCGCGATGGGCCCACTGAATGGGATGGTTCCAGGGCAACGGCAAGTCTTGCTCTGAGCGAATCGTTCTCCCGCGGAACAGGCAGATCGCTCAAACTAGAGGCCAGTGGCAACACCAGACGCCCATACAGCGGCGTGGACCCGGGGCTGACCATGGTCCCCGTGTCTCGATACGTTGATGTTTGCACTCCGGCGTCGGCATACCTTGAGCGCTGTTCATATTGTTGGCTGACCTTGTTTGGAGACATTTGATTCTCAAAATGGGCCCGCGGCTGAGTGACTGATTTGTCGACTTCTCCCTGTATTGTAATCTTGGAATGTGAATTGACGGGCTTGATCTCGTTGTTGTCCGAGGACGATGAACTCGAGCTTTGCGATTGGGAGTGGGCTGCGCATGAACGGTGGCTCAAGCCAGGATGTTCCCGGTAGGCTGGCGTTCCTGTACAGCCGAGCCCACGTTTCATGGTCCCTTTGGTGACCAGCGACAAGCATTTGCTCGCCGACTGCCGAGGTTCTATTGCGCCTTCGCGCAATGTTTGGTCGTCTTCCAACGCGTCTGCCCGGTCAGAGCCGATAACGACTACAGTAGAGTCAGATCTCGGCCGCTTTGTCATCGGACCAGCCATCCTCAACACTTTGGTTTCGCGAGGTGGGATATTGGCGAAGAAGTCTGAGTCACCCTGCATGTCCTTCTCGATACGGCGTTCGTCTTCGGTCTGTGGTCTTGATTTCCTTGCTTCCCAGTCGCCACCCGCCCAATCCCGGCCGAGTATATGGACACCGTTGAATTTCAAGTCACCGACTGGCAAAACGTtagcggcggctgcgatgATGATAGGTGATGGCTCACGCGTGGCCCCTCGCCCGTTGAGAAACAGACCCGAAGACAGATTCGGCTTCATCTGCGCTGTCTCAGCAATCGAGCTAATGAAAGAGGGCGTTCCCAGACAAACCGTCAGGCGTTGAGTTGCCACTGCGTCTGTGACGAAATTGTCCATGACCTCGCGTCCAGAGCGAAGCGACCGCTTCCTGTGGCTTTTAGACTTGTTGTCTGATCGTATCGACTTCCTTGTCGCTGACTTGTCTTTGCCGGAATCGTACCGGTCTTGTCGGGTTTTACGACGTGAACGTTTTCGAAACGGATCGATTCTGGGCTGATCAGAATCCGAACACGCCCAATTTGTCTGCCTTGGGTGATCGACAACGTCAGAGACGGTAGGTTGAGGGCCTTCGATGTGGACCACGCCCTCATCGGATATATGGGAAGATACGGAAGGTAGCGGGCTGTCATCGACACATAGACCTGGACTCCGCTCCCGcatctccatctcctctGCTTCGAAAGGGCGTACTGGCAGGGAGTGCGGGCGCCAAACGCGCTCCTTCGTATTCGAAGGACCTCCTTGATATGGGCGCTCAGGTTCCGCAGCCCCGCGAGAATGTTGAACTTGCTTCAGCCAGCGTTTCACCTTGTTCATACTGTTGTTGTTTGTCTCCCTGACAACCGGTGCACCCGTGAGAGGACTGAATCTATGGCTTTCATTTGTCTCCGCTTTACCAGATGAGGACTCGGAGCGTCTAGTCATCGTTGAAGCTGCGAGGCGTACGCCAAGATGAGCGTCAGGGAGCAGGCAGGACTGCAGACTGGTATGAAACGAAGTGAAACGATGGGTAGCGGGACAGACAATGTCAAGGAGACCAGCAGGTTACCGGTTGATGCGAGGCACGGCAAAGACTTTTGGCAAGCCATCCAAACACAAAGTCGGTATGTCTTCCCCTGGCTTGCGGTGTTAGCATGGGGAAGccgcacacacgcacgcatgggTAACGCAGGAAGGTCCCGACCACCTCGCACAAGTAGCCATGcagctgaagaagaaggctgATAACGAGGAACAGTGAATCGAAGACTCGGCTTTTACACTCGAGCCCCCGACTCGCAAGATGGCACCGGCCCATCGAGTCGGCAGTCGTGTATACTCGGGGGAGCCTCGGCACAAAAGGCGAGTGTTTGGGAATTAGGCAATCGGGACCGACGTTGGGGTCGGGACGGGCCAAGGGGCGGACAAGTCGGACGGAAGCTTGTTTCTCGATGAGCCAGCTTGTGCCCTGGCCCGGTCcgagacgccgtcgacgaatTGCTGGGCATCCCTGGTGAATTGGCAACACCTTGGCGTGCCGAAACAGCGCAGGACGTGCCGTGGTGCGAATGGAAGCTGGcaggcatgcatgcaagggccgtggaggagctgcatGCCAGGTAAAAGTACCTACACTGTACGTATTGGAGCAGTCAGGTTCCCTGAGACCAagggccgtcgccatggcgctcaACCATCCTGTCGTAGCATCGCAGTCGCTGATAGGCGAGCCGACGTGGACGTTTGGGCAGCGAGCAGTCGAGCATCCCCTGCCCGATCTGTGGTGCGGCCTGCATGTTCTATAAGtaggcaccaccaccgatAGCGTTTCGGTTTGAGCCCTGCGACAAATGTATGTTTGAAGCTTGGTGGGCGCCGTGTTTCTCCTCCCTTGATCGCGCTGCTACTATTTCGAGTGCCTTGGAGTCGCGCCATGGAAAGAAACCGAGAGGACCGAAGCGTGCAAATGGATGCATCATCCACGCGTTGGGTGTCGCAAACCAAGCGCGGCTGGTACGGTTTGGCGAGCGCTTCCACTGTGGACGGAGCTTGGAACCGTGGATGGAGCGATGCGCAGGGTTGCCAGTGCAGGACAGCAGGTCTGGGTCTG belongs to Purpureocillium takamizusanense chromosome 1, complete sequence and includes:
- a CDS encoding uncharacterized protein (EggNog:ENOG503P7G4) — translated: MTRRSESSSGKAETNESHRFSPLTGAPVVRETNNNSMNKVKRWLKQVQHSRGAAEPERPYQGGPSNTKERVWRPHSLPVRPFEAEEMEMRERSPGLCVDDSPLPSVSSHISDEGVVHIEGPQPTVSDVVDHPRQTNWACSDSDQPRIDPFRKRSRRKTRQDRYDSGKDKSATRKSIRSDNKSKSHRKRSLRSGREVMDNFVTDAVATQRLTMKPNLSSGLFLNGRGATLGDLKFNGVHILGRDWAGGDWEARKSRPQTEDERRIEKDMQGDSDFFANIPPRETKVLRMAGPMTKRPRSDSTVVVIGSDRADALEDDQTLREGAIEPRQSASKCLSLVTKGTMKRGLGCTGTPAYREHPGLSHRSCAAHSQSQSSSSSSSDNNEIKPVNSHSKITIQGEVDKSVTQPRAHFENQMSPNKVSQQYEQRSRYADAGVQTSTYRDTGTMVSPGSTPLYGRLVLPLASSLSDLPVPRENDSLRARLAVALEPSHSVGPSRQGVYQAVPSPQGGAIEATRCFKAGNEPSEPGHAGQTNQASPMDGDGFETRLVQRTSCTDENHAPTSNNMITSPLVSEACRPFKFSHSGPMVQPCIYGVEALQESIPPMASFESGPFLGSPGSMPAPAASLHEPASTSGIPQERPQSAGLLNVGDEEKIHDFIARVEKEMLESTFADSSVYLEDGAGSPVQFLDRDTIDTQIHANRWATDLEDIADIDPFSHSGFAPHVREDGRHLESSTNERRRRPLRDKLPRSWVARGYDELEMMRFWRPNVYQ
- a CDS encoding uncharacterized protein (COG:F~EggNog:ENOG503NXCF), which produces MAAAARSSSILRRSLLYVPASSQKMLSKSLRLASDNVTYDLEDSVTPSLKPSSRQQLRSHLTSLSARPQSIAELAVRINAISTSFALDDLTALAPAPLVDAIVVPKVESSADLTFVTDVLRHVAPDRHAEGSSNPIKIVALIESAKAIMNLADICKASPYLSGLIFAAEDFALDLSITRTPSLTEFLYARSAIITAARAAGLPSAIDLVCTSYKGDEGLRRLQDECAGGKAMGFNGKQCIHPNQVEMVQKMFAQAQDEVEWAVRVVVADEKAAASGRGAWTLDGKMIDAPVVGKARSVTARAEQCGFDLPALRNKWKDQQPE